The proteins below come from a single Mycobacterium parmense genomic window:
- a CDS encoding flavin-containing monooxygenase → MTETVGAGLDVDALRRKYAQERARRLRPDGISQYVQTTGAFARFAEDPWAHGRVDREPLTDEIDVAIVGAGFGGLLTGVRLRQLGVENLRLIDRAADVGGTWYWNRYPGIACDVESYVYMPLLEELGYIPTERYAKGHEIFAHCRRIARHYNLYRDACLSTDVRGIRWEQDTSRWVIRTDRGDEMRARFVTMANGYQAKPKLPGIEGLGAFGAATFHTSRWDYGYTGRDLENLADKRVGIIGTGATAVQCVPHLAAAARHLYVFQRTPSSVDVRDNRPTDPQWVNALQPGWQRERIRNFQILTGGGHAEQDLVADAWTSITRKLPVMRHDGGLDGATNPEQRGRDIEIADFAKMEEIRARVDEIIGDPATAEALKPWYGYFCKRPCFHDEYLQTFNRANVTLVDTRGRGVQRITESGVVVDDVAYELDCLIFATGFEVGTDYCRRTGFELVGRDGVTLTERWREGVRTFQGLCTNGFPNCFIESISQAGLTVNFPYLLDVQAGHAAWIIAWALKRGITEVEASPEAEAAWVDTVVARSASSADRARTCTPGYYNREGKADAKTRQGSFFFGGPTEYADILQAWRAAGDMAGLVVRGARP, encoded by the coding sequence TTGACCGAAACCGTTGGCGCGGGGCTCGACGTCGATGCGCTGCGCCGGAAGTACGCGCAGGAGCGCGCGCGCCGACTACGGCCGGACGGAATCTCGCAGTATGTGCAGACGACGGGCGCGTTCGCACGGTTCGCCGAGGACCCGTGGGCGCACGGCCGCGTCGACCGCGAGCCGCTCACCGACGAGATCGACGTCGCCATCGTCGGGGCCGGCTTCGGCGGGCTGCTGACGGGGGTGCGGCTGCGCCAGCTCGGTGTGGAAAACCTGCGGCTCATCGACAGGGCCGCCGACGTGGGCGGTACCTGGTATTGGAACCGGTACCCGGGGATCGCCTGCGACGTCGAGTCCTATGTCTACATGCCGCTGCTCGAGGAACTCGGCTACATCCCCACCGAGCGATACGCGAAGGGACACGAGATCTTCGCGCACTGCCGGCGCATCGCCCGGCACTACAACCTCTACCGCGACGCATGCCTGTCGACCGATGTCCGCGGAATCCGTTGGGAGCAAGACACTTCCCGCTGGGTGATCCGCACCGATCGCGGCGACGAGATGCGAGCGAGGTTCGTGACGATGGCCAACGGGTATCAGGCCAAGCCCAAGCTGCCCGGCATCGAGGGCCTCGGTGCGTTCGGTGCGGCGACGTTTCACACCAGCAGGTGGGACTACGGTTACACCGGCCGCGATCTGGAGAACCTGGCCGACAAGCGCGTCGGCATCATCGGCACCGGCGCGACGGCGGTGCAGTGCGTCCCGCACCTCGCGGCCGCCGCGCGCCACCTCTACGTCTTCCAGCGCACCCCGTCGTCGGTCGATGTGCGCGACAACCGGCCCACGGATCCGCAGTGGGTCAACGCATTACAGCCCGGCTGGCAACGGGAGCGCATCCGCAACTTCCAGATCCTGACCGGCGGCGGCCATGCCGAGCAAGACCTGGTGGCCGACGCCTGGACGAGCATCACGCGAAAGCTGCCGGTCATGCGCCACGACGGCGGCCTCGATGGCGCGACGAACCCCGAACAGCGCGGTCGCGACATCGAGATCGCCGACTTCGCCAAGATGGAGGAAATCCGTGCGCGTGTCGACGAGATCATCGGCGACCCCGCCACCGCCGAGGCGCTCAAGCCCTGGTACGGCTACTTCTGCAAACGGCCGTGCTTCCACGACGAGTATCTGCAGACCTTCAACCGGGCCAACGTCACCCTCGTCGACACGCGCGGCCGTGGGGTGCAGCGCATCACGGAGTCGGGGGTGGTCGTCGACGACGTCGCCTACGAGCTCGACTGCCTGATCTTCGCCACCGGTTTCGAGGTGGGAACGGACTATTGCCGCCGCACCGGGTTCGAGCTGGTCGGCCGCGACGGTGTGACGTTGACCGAGCGCTGGCGCGAGGGGGTGCGGACCTTTCAAGGCCTGTGCACCAACGGTTTTCCGAACTGCTTCATCGAGAGCATCTCCCAGGCGGGGCTCACCGTCAACTTCCCGTACCTGCTCGACGTCCAGGCCGGTCACGCGGCATGGATCATCGCGTGGGCGCTGAAGCGGGGGATCACAGAGGTCGAGGCGTCGCCAGAGGCCGAGGCCGCGTGGGTCGACACCGTGGTGGCCCGCTCGGCATCGAGCGCCGACCGCGCCAGGACCTGCACGCCCGGCTACTACAACCGGGAGGGCAAGGCGGACGCCAAAACCCGGCAGGGCAGCTTCTTCTTCGGTGGGCCCACCGAGTACGCCGACATCCTTCAGGCATGGCGGGCCGCGGGGGACATGGCAGGCCTGGTCGTGCGAGGTGCCCGGCCGTGA
- a CDS encoding MmgE/PrpD family protein gives MDDLAEFVVAAEPRDLSERSRALMKRNVLDSVACAVGSLDGELIATIREHTEQFSARPTATLVGGGRASVDQAAFFNAVLVRYPDLLDTYLTVGGLCHPADNFGAVLAVAEHTGAGGGDFLLALAVAYEIQCRFSAAVPVMARGLNHALQLAMSAAAGAAKLLDLNAGQTANAIAAATADNVSLATVHAEPVSQWKGISPAITGMRAVYATILAGRGITGPRSLFDGPHGLVQLFDRPIDMRTADRALSCVEQTYLKQYCSLIHGQVVIDAVLALRADNDLRGADVARVTLEVFQGAYDFAGGGAYGDKDQPRTKEQADYNLKYLSAVALLDGGVGPEQLENERVLRADVQDLLTRVEIEPAADLTADYPQRTAARVHIATHDGRHLRREQDDYEGSLTRPMSWERVVDKFNWLAEPFCDQTLREDIVTAVDRLDEVPVAELAGLLGAVSATARRRRSAPRF, from the coding sequence GTGGATGACTTGGCCGAGTTCGTCGTGGCGGCCGAACCCCGGGACCTGAGCGAGAGGTCGCGGGCACTGATGAAGCGCAACGTGCTCGACAGCGTGGCCTGCGCCGTCGGCTCACTGGATGGTGAGCTGATCGCGACGATCCGCGAGCACACCGAACAGTTCAGCGCACGGCCCACGGCGACACTCGTCGGCGGTGGGCGGGCGTCGGTGGATCAGGCCGCCTTCTTCAACGCGGTGCTGGTGCGCTACCCCGACCTGCTCGACACCTACCTGACGGTCGGGGGGTTGTGCCACCCCGCCGACAATTTCGGTGCGGTCCTGGCCGTCGCGGAGCACACCGGCGCCGGCGGCGGGGATTTCCTGTTGGCCCTCGCGGTCGCCTACGAGATCCAATGCCGTTTCAGCGCAGCAGTTCCCGTCATGGCGCGGGGTCTCAATCACGCCCTGCAACTGGCGATGTCGGCGGCGGCGGGGGCCGCCAAGCTGCTCGATCTGAACGCCGGGCAGACCGCGAACGCGATCGCCGCCGCGACGGCCGACAACGTGTCGCTGGCGACGGTGCACGCCGAGCCGGTGTCGCAGTGGAAGGGCATTTCGCCGGCCATCACCGGCATGCGCGCGGTATACGCGACGATCCTGGCGGGCCGCGGGATCACCGGTCCCCGATCGCTGTTCGACGGCCCGCACGGCCTCGTGCAGCTTTTCGACCGACCGATCGACATGCGCACCGCCGACCGGGCGCTGTCCTGTGTCGAGCAGACCTACCTGAAGCAGTACTGCTCACTGATCCACGGGCAGGTCGTCATCGACGCGGTGCTGGCCCTGCGCGCCGACAACGACTTGCGGGGGGCGGACGTCGCGCGGGTGACCCTCGAGGTGTTCCAGGGGGCTTACGACTTCGCCGGCGGGGGAGCCTACGGGGACAAGGACCAGCCGCGCACCAAGGAGCAGGCCGACTACAACCTGAAATACCTGAGCGCGGTCGCGCTCCTGGACGGCGGCGTCGGCCCCGAACAGCTTGAGAACGAACGGGTTCTGCGCGCCGATGTCCAGGACCTGCTGACCCGCGTCGAAATCGAGCCCGCCGCGGACCTAACCGCCGACTACCCGCAGCGCACGGCCGCCCGCGTGCACATCGCCACCCACGACGGGCGTCACCTGCGCCGCGAGCAAGACGATTACGAAGGTTCGTTGACACGGCCCATGTCCTGGGAACGCGTGGTGGACAAGTTCAACTGGCTCGCCGAACCCTTCTGCGACCAGACACTGCGCGAGGACATCGTCACCGCGGTCGACCGCCTCGACGAGGTGCCGGTCGCCGAACTCGCCGGGCTGCTGGGCGCGGTGAGCGCCACCGCCCGGCGCCGGCGAAGCGCACCGCGCTTTTGA
- a CDS encoding SDR family NAD(P)-dependent oxidoreductase — MDFAAKYGPWALVAGASDGVGAAFAAELAARGLNVVLVARRKAVLDRVAAEIGSRASVQTRTLAVDLAEPGAASAIAAATGDLEIGFLVYCAGADPDFKPFLASPLTAAEAMVRRNCMAPMQLCHHLAPAMVQRGRGGIVILGSGAGLAGGPNMVAYGATKAFDMVFAEALWAELHGKGVDVLGLILGKTDTPALRQLEHSRGLIGSPDEPPTDAGTVADVIAEAFENLTNGPTVMVGDTMRAAAQLLASLSRNQAVELFTAAAAAAMGPDD, encoded by the coding sequence GTGGACTTCGCCGCCAAATACGGACCGTGGGCTCTGGTGGCCGGCGCCTCGGACGGCGTGGGTGCCGCGTTCGCCGCCGAACTCGCCGCGCGCGGGCTCAACGTCGTGCTGGTGGCCCGCCGGAAGGCGGTGCTGGACCGGGTCGCCGCCGAGATCGGGTCCCGCGCGTCCGTCCAGACCCGCACGCTGGCGGTCGATCTCGCAGAACCGGGCGCGGCATCCGCGATCGCCGCGGCCACCGGCGACCTGGAGATCGGGTTCCTTGTGTACTGCGCGGGCGCCGATCCCGATTTCAAGCCCTTCCTGGCCAGCCCCCTGACAGCCGCCGAGGCGATGGTCCGGCGCAACTGCATGGCGCCGATGCAGTTGTGCCACCACCTCGCCCCGGCGATGGTGCAGCGCGGCCGCGGCGGCATCGTCATCCTCGGCTCCGGCGCCGGGCTGGCCGGCGGACCCAACATGGTCGCCTACGGCGCCACCAAGGCCTTCGACATGGTCTTCGCCGAAGCGCTCTGGGCCGAGTTGCACGGGAAGGGCGTCGACGTCCTCGGGTTGATCCTGGGCAAGACCGACACACCGGCGCTGCGGCAACTCGAACACAGCCGCGGCCTAATCGGGTCGCCCGACGAGCCGCCGACGGACGCCGGCACCGTCGCGGACGTCATCGCCGAGGCGTTCGAGAACCTCACCAACGGACCCACCGTCATGGTCGGTGACACCATGCGCGCCGCCGCCCAGCTGCTGGCGTCGTTGAGCCGTAACCAGGCCGTCGAGCTCTTCACCGCCGCCGCCGCGGCGGCCATGGGCCCGGACGACTGA
- a CDS encoding sodium:proton exchanger, whose translation MTMLDTERPPLAVPTTSRTRRTLGRSALITAAFIAPALVLQIAGLHPDPVAALLIFGAAVVAASFLLAWAAEAAQIDVSGGLAIAVLALIAVLPEYAVDLYYAFVSGHDPVYTQYAAANMTGSNRLLMGLGWPVVVLVSVLVARRSGSGKATGLALGPANRVELGFLLIAGAAAFVVPVSGQIHFATGLALLAWFGFYLYKISQGDVEEPDLIGTAAAIGALPDRSRRVTVVGLFLVSCAVIVLCAKPFADNLVAAGTELGVDRFLLVQWLAPLASEAPEFIVATIFAARGKGTAAIATLISSKVNQWTLLIGSLPVAHLLGGGSFTLALDPRQVEEVLLTATQTLMGVALLLGLRFSRGAAWALLALFIVQFPIATTHGRLLLCGAYAAVAVVGLAVHRHHLIATLKAPFFGTTIRHSGHPHHAEADQGVAS comes from the coding sequence ATGACGATGCTGGACACCGAAAGGCCGCCCCTCGCCGTCCCCACCACTTCCCGCACGAGGCGGACCCTGGGCCGTTCGGCGCTGATCACCGCGGCGTTCATCGCACCGGCGCTCGTTTTGCAGATCGCCGGCCTGCACCCCGACCCGGTCGCCGCGCTGCTGATCTTCGGGGCAGCGGTGGTGGCGGCCAGCTTCCTGCTCGCGTGGGCCGCCGAGGCCGCGCAGATCGACGTCTCCGGCGGGCTGGCCATCGCGGTACTCGCCCTGATCGCGGTCCTGCCCGAGTACGCCGTCGACCTTTACTACGCGTTCGTGTCCGGCCACGACCCGGTTTACACCCAGTACGCCGCCGCCAACATGACCGGCTCGAACCGGCTCCTGATGGGACTCGGCTGGCCCGTGGTCGTGCTGGTCAGCGTCCTGGTGGCGCGCAGGTCGGGCTCCGGCAAAGCCACCGGCCTGGCGCTGGGGCCGGCCAACCGCGTCGAGCTCGGCTTCCTGCTCATCGCCGGAGCGGCCGCATTCGTCGTGCCCGTCAGCGGCCAGATCCATTTCGCGACGGGGCTGGCCCTGCTGGCCTGGTTCGGGTTCTACCTGTACAAGATCAGCCAGGGCGACGTCGAGGAGCCCGACCTCATCGGTACGGCCGCCGCCATCGGGGCGTTGCCCGACCGCAGCCGGCGCGTCACCGTCGTGGGCCTGTTTCTCGTGTCGTGTGCGGTGATCGTGCTCTGCGCCAAGCCCTTCGCCGACAATCTGGTGGCCGCCGGCACCGAGCTGGGCGTCGACCGGTTCCTGCTCGTGCAGTGGCTTGCCCCGCTGGCATCGGAGGCGCCCGAGTTCATCGTCGCGACCATCTTCGCCGCCCGGGGCAAGGGCACCGCGGCAATCGCGACACTGATCTCCTCGAAGGTCAACCAGTGGACGCTGCTGATCGGGTCGCTGCCGGTGGCCCACCTGCTGGGCGGCGGCAGCTTCACGCTCGCCCTCGACCCGCGGCAGGTGGAGGAGGTACTGCTGACGGCCACCCAGACGCTGATGGGCGTGGCGTTGTTGCTGGGACTGCGCTTCAGCAGGGGTGCGGCGTGGGCGCTGCTGGCCTTGTTCATCGTTCAGTTCCCGATCGCCACGACGCACGGGCGGCTCCTGCTCTGCGGAGCCTACGCGGCGGTGGCCGTCGTCGGGCTGGCCGTGCACCGCCACCACCTGATCGCGACCCTCAAGGCACCGTTCTTCGGGACGACCATCCGGCACAGCGGCCACCCCCACCACGCGGAGGCGGATCAGGGCGTCGCTTCGTAG
- a CDS encoding Zn-dependent alcohol dehydrogenase has translation MRSRAAVLYDYGLPWSVEEIDLDPPRAGEVLVRLAATGLCHSDEHIRQGRLAPPPKTEGPGEATAMSPTIGGHEGSGVVVEVGPGVTRFAPGDHVVTSFVAVCGRCRWCASGMEYLCDAGSGTLLPGMPTDGTFRHHTVEGLDLGHVSKIGAFAEHTVVSVNSLVKIDPDIPLLPAALLACAVPTGYGSAAHRARVCGGDAVVVIGAGGIGTAAIQGARISGAARIIAVDINDFKRESAPIFGATHTAASAAEALELVRELTRGVMADAVVVATAMIGEADVEPALALTRKGGTCVLTGLPAPATHSVTAALQNFILMNKTLCGTVFGSCNPRSDIPLLACMYRTGQLLLDEMITRRYRLDDINDAYTDLTDGRLIRGVIDFGHD, from the coding sequence ATGCGAAGCCGAGCGGCCGTCCTCTACGACTACGGCCTGCCCTGGTCCGTCGAGGAGATCGACCTCGACCCGCCGCGGGCCGGTGAGGTCCTCGTGCGCCTGGCCGCCACCGGACTGTGCCACTCCGACGAACACATCCGCCAGGGGCGGCTGGCCCCGCCGCCGAAAACCGAGGGCCCCGGCGAAGCCACCGCGATGTCGCCGACCATCGGCGGGCACGAGGGATCCGGCGTCGTCGTCGAGGTGGGCCCCGGCGTGACGCGGTTCGCGCCGGGCGACCACGTGGTGACCTCGTTCGTCGCCGTCTGCGGACGATGCCGTTGGTGCGCTTCGGGAATGGAGTACCTGTGCGACGCCGGGTCGGGCACCTTGCTGCCCGGGATGCCGACCGACGGCACCTTCCGCCACCACACGGTCGAGGGGCTCGACCTCGGCCACGTGTCCAAGATCGGGGCGTTCGCCGAACACACTGTCGTGTCGGTGAATTCGCTCGTCAAGATCGACCCGGACATCCCGCTGCTGCCCGCCGCCCTGCTGGCGTGCGCGGTGCCCACGGGCTACGGGTCCGCCGCCCATCGCGCCCGCGTGTGCGGGGGTGATGCCGTGGTGGTCATCGGGGCGGGCGGGATAGGGACCGCCGCGATCCAGGGTGCGCGCATCAGCGGCGCGGCCCGCATCATCGCGGTCGACATCAACGACTTCAAGCGCGAATCGGCGCCGATCTTCGGCGCCACCCACACCGCCGCGAGCGCCGCCGAAGCCCTCGAGCTGGTGCGTGAACTGACGCGCGGGGTGATGGCCGACGCGGTCGTCGTCGCCACCGCCATGATCGGCGAGGCCGACGTCGAGCCGGCCCTGGCGCTCACCCGCAAGGGCGGCACCTGCGTGCTGACCGGCCTGCCTGCGCCGGCGACACACTCGGTCACCGCCGCGCTGCAGAACTTCATCCTGATGAACAAGACGTTGTGCGGCACAGTTTTCGGCTCGTGCAACCCGAGGAGCGACATCCCACTGCTGGCCTGCATGTACCGGACCGGCCAGCTACTCCTCGACGAGATGATCACCAGGCGGTACCGGCTCGACGACATCAACGACGCGTACACCGACCTGACGGACGGCCGATTGATCCGCGGCGTCATCGATTTCGGCCACGACTGA
- a CDS encoding nuclear transport factor 2 family protein, which yields MTEREDRQDISDLLTRYATGIDRRDWQLFRTVFTDDCELDYGEIGAWHGVDTVTDFMEQVHAMAGHTLHRLTNQAVTVRGDKATARTYIDGLIMAADNDAGVNAIGFYDDEIVRTGDGWRIARRRYTQVRLTQVGGA from the coding sequence ATGACCGAACGAGAAGACCGCCAGGACATCAGCGACCTTTTGACCCGCTACGCCACCGGCATCGACCGTCGCGACTGGCAGCTGTTTCGCACGGTCTTCACCGACGACTGCGAACTCGACTACGGCGAGATCGGCGCATGGCACGGCGTCGACACCGTCACCGACTTCATGGAGCAGGTCCATGCCATGGCCGGACACACGCTGCACCGCCTGACCAACCAGGCCGTCACGGTCCGGGGCGACAAGGCCACTGCGCGCACCTACATCGACGGGCTGATCATGGCCGCCGACAACGACGCCGGCGTCAACGCGATCGGCTTCTACGACGACGAGATCGTGCGAACCGGGGACGGATGGCGGATCGCCCGCCGGCGGTATACCCAGGTGCGCCTCACCCAGGTCGGCGGCGCGTAG
- a CDS encoding SDR family oxidoreductase, giving the protein MNRVSVITGGAGGMGLATAKIVGRDHVLVLCDVRQDRLAAAAATLDSLGITPTVVYCDVTDPSAVAGLFDTAAGLGTLASVIHTAGVSPSMGPADYVMRTNALGTVNVNEAFYAVAGEGAAIVNVASMAAHVLPAEMIPTEQFPTAITDADAFIDAMLAACDIVPEEARSGIAYALSKSFVRWYSQSAAERFNARGTRIVSVSPGSVDTEMGRLEEQAGAGAMVANAAVPRWGTPEEMAELLAFCASAKAGYLTGTDILNDGGVIASMTERARVAAAST; this is encoded by the coding sequence ATGAATCGAGTCTCGGTCATCACCGGCGGCGCGGGCGGCATGGGGCTGGCCACGGCCAAAATCGTTGGGCGCGACCATGTCCTGGTCTTGTGCGACGTGAGGCAAGACCGGCTCGCCGCCGCCGCCGCGACCCTGGACAGCCTGGGAATCACGCCCACGGTCGTCTACTGCGACGTCACCGACCCGAGTGCGGTCGCCGGCCTGTTCGACACCGCCGCCGGGCTCGGAACGCTCGCCTCGGTCATCCACACCGCCGGGGTGAGCCCGAGCATGGGCCCGGCCGACTACGTGATGCGGACCAACGCCCTGGGCACCGTCAACGTCAACGAGGCGTTTTACGCGGTGGCCGGCGAGGGCGCCGCGATCGTCAACGTCGCATCGATGGCGGCACACGTACTGCCCGCCGAAATGATTCCCACGGAACAATTTCCGACGGCAATCACCGATGCCGACGCCTTCATCGACGCGATGCTGGCGGCCTGCGACATCGTCCCCGAGGAGGCGCGGTCCGGCATCGCCTACGCCCTGAGCAAGAGTTTCGTGCGCTGGTACAGCCAGTCTGCGGCCGAAAGGTTCAACGCACGCGGCACGCGTATCGTCTCGGTGTCTCCTGGGTCCGTCGACACCGAGATGGGCAGGCTCGAGGAGCAGGCCGGCGCCGGGGCGATGGTCGCCAACGCCGCGGTGCCGCGGTGGGGCACGCCGGAGGAGATGGCCGAGCTGCTCGCGTTCTGCGCCAGCGCCAAAGCGGGTTATCTCACCGGCACCGACATTCTCAACGACGGCGGCGTGATCGCCTCGATGACGGAGCGGGCCAGGGTCGCCGCCGCCAGCACCTGA
- a CDS encoding helix-turn-helix domain-containing protein: MLDVVELLARSGNAPLRFSDVVRELDLTQATAHAILKTLCDRGWASRDPVVKTFTLGPALAVVAARTDTARPLAHAARGAALRLSREVGYACSVVERFGESLVVTAFEGEPATQPSGIPGDRIPYAPPFGVALAAWDTAEEQRAWIRRGVGANADRTRRLEQVLEHTRERGFDVDWTTPALAQAVQVVGTLDSNEMPTPVRHIMDQLLVEFTTIGFLSDDNPGRRKQPVVTIAAPVFDTRRQVALMLAVHPLCPLSARQIRVIGKKLTDETTAVSPQPRPGEIEPAV, encoded by the coding sequence GTGCTCGACGTCGTCGAACTGCTGGCCCGGTCCGGGAACGCGCCGCTGCGGTTCTCCGATGTCGTGCGCGAGCTCGACCTCACCCAGGCGACGGCGCACGCGATCCTCAAGACGCTGTGCGACCGCGGATGGGCCAGCCGCGATCCCGTCGTGAAGACCTTCACCCTGGGGCCCGCGCTCGCCGTGGTGGCCGCGCGGACGGATACCGCCCGGCCGCTCGCGCACGCGGCGCGGGGCGCGGCGCTACGACTGTCGCGCGAGGTCGGCTACGCCTGTTCCGTCGTGGAACGGTTCGGCGAATCCCTGGTGGTCACCGCGTTCGAAGGTGAGCCCGCCACCCAGCCGTCGGGAATCCCCGGCGATCGCATTCCCTACGCCCCGCCGTTCGGGGTCGCGCTCGCCGCCTGGGACACCGCCGAGGAGCAGCGCGCATGGATCCGCCGCGGCGTCGGCGCCAACGCCGATCGCACGCGGCGGCTCGAACAGGTGCTGGAGCACACGCGTGAGCGCGGCTTCGACGTCGACTGGACGACGCCGGCGCTCGCTCAGGCCGTGCAGGTCGTCGGCACCCTCGACAGCAACGAGATGCCGACCCCGGTCCGCCACATCATGGACCAGTTGCTGGTGGAGTTCACCACCATCGGCTTCCTGTCCGACGACAACCCCGGTCGCCGCAAACAACCCGTGGTGACCATCGCCGCGCCGGTTTTCGACACCCGCCGGCAAGTCGCCCTGATGCTCGCCGTGCATCCGCTCTGCCCGCTCAGCGCGCGCCAGATCCGGGTGATCGGTAAGAAACTCACCGACGAGACGACGGCGGTCAGCCCGCAACCGCGACCCGGCGAGATCGAGCCGGCGGTCTGA
- a CDS encoding flavin-containing monooxygenase, giving the protein MAGRGGHGRPGRARCPAVTNRHYALGRIRAATRRRRPPKVAIIGAGFGGIAAAVALRRRGIDDLVIIEGADGVGGTWRRNTYPGAACDVQSHLYSFSFAPNRNWSRTYARQPEILAYLESVVDDFDLRRHLVLQARVCGARWHEDSRQWELHLRHDGSVTAASMRADVVVSAVGLFGAPKLPDIDGLSGYRGHLMHTSAWEPDLDLSGSRVAVIGTGASAVQVVPELARIASRVSVFQRTPPWMVPKDDRPFSAEELVRFRRHPWAARRERWRIWKQFHDFTGNAAEDPQAVARSRVAVSFLERTVADELLREALTPDYPFRCKRVLLGDAYYRALQKDHVDLVTDPIARVTGTSITTAGGRVVEADAIVCATGFQTSRYLAGLDVIGRGGQSLHERWGADPSAYLGVATHGFPNFFMLYGPNTNQGGNSIVYILEAGARFVASAVSRVARRGGYLEVRPEVERCYNEKLGADLERSVWTQCQSYFRSPSGRIVTQWPYTELDYARRTWRLRPRDWVHRRDIGSVVAEIDDAADQSAVRQVGVRVVDVVEPVPPGDHLVEE; this is encoded by the coding sequence ATGGCGGGCCGCGGGGGACATGGCAGGCCTGGTCGTGCGAGGTGCCCGGCCGTGACGAACCGGCACTACGCGCTGGGGCGGATCCGCGCGGCGACGCGGCGGCGGCGCCCACCGAAAGTCGCGATCATCGGCGCGGGGTTCGGTGGTATCGCCGCGGCGGTCGCGTTGCGCCGCAGGGGGATCGACGACCTGGTGATCATCGAGGGCGCCGACGGTGTGGGCGGCACTTGGCGGCGCAACACCTACCCGGGTGCCGCGTGCGACGTGCAGAGCCATCTCTACTCGTTCTCCTTTGCGCCGAACCGGAACTGGAGCCGGACTTACGCACGCCAGCCCGAGATCCTCGCGTACCTGGAGTCGGTGGTCGACGACTTCGACCTGCGGCGCCACTTGGTCCTGCAAGCCCGGGTGTGTGGTGCGCGATGGCACGAGGACAGCCGGCAGTGGGAATTGCACCTGCGACACGACGGCAGCGTCACCGCGGCGAGCATGCGCGCCGATGTCGTGGTCAGCGCCGTCGGGCTGTTCGGCGCTCCCAAGCTGCCTGACATCGACGGCCTGAGCGGCTACCGTGGCCACCTGATGCACACGTCGGCCTGGGAGCCCGACCTGGACCTGTCCGGCAGCAGGGTCGCGGTGATCGGCACCGGCGCCAGCGCGGTGCAGGTGGTGCCGGAGCTCGCTCGAATCGCTTCGCGTGTCAGCGTTTTTCAGCGGACCCCCCCGTGGATGGTCCCAAAGGATGACCGCCCGTTCAGTGCGGAGGAGCTGGTGAGGTTCCGCCGCCATCCCTGGGCTGCCCGCAGGGAACGATGGCGCATCTGGAAGCAGTTTCACGACTTCACCGGAAACGCGGCCGAGGACCCACAGGCGGTCGCTCGCTCGCGGGTCGCGGTTTCCTTTCTCGAGCGCACCGTCGCCGATGAGCTGCTTCGCGAAGCTCTGACCCCCGATTACCCCTTCCGCTGTAAGCGGGTGCTGCTCGGCGACGCCTACTACCGGGCGCTGCAGAAAGATCACGTCGATCTGGTGACCGATCCGATCGCGCGAGTGACCGGGACGTCGATCACCACCGCCGGTGGCCGCGTGGTGGAGGCCGACGCGATCGTGTGCGCCACCGGGTTCCAGACCAGCCGCTACCTCGCGGGTCTCGACGTCATCGGGCGGGGCGGCCAGAGTCTGCACGAGCGGTGGGGTGCCGACCCCAGCGCCTACCTGGGTGTGGCGACCCATGGGTTTCCGAACTTCTTCATGTTGTACGGACCCAACACCAACCAGGGGGGCAATTCGATCGTCTACATCCTCGAGGCGGGTGCCCGGTTCGTGGCGAGCGCGGTGAGCCGCGTGGCGCGCCGGGGCGGGTACCTGGAAGTGCGCCCCGAGGTCGAGCGGTGCTACAACGAGAAGCTGGGCGCCGATCTGGAACGAAGCGTCTGGACGCAGTGCCAAAGCTACTTTCGCTCACCGAGCGGCCGGATCGTGACGCAGTGGCCCTACACCGAGCTGGACTATGCCCGCCGGACCTGGCGGCTGCGGCCACGGGACTGGGTGCACCGCCGCGACATCGGGTCAGTCGTGGCCGAAATCGATGACGCCGCGGATCAATCGGCCGTCCGTCAGGTCGGTGTACGCGTCGTTGATGTCGTCGAGCCGGTACCGCCTGGTGATCATCTCGTCGAGGAGTAG